A single window of Enoplosus armatus isolate fEnoArm2 chromosome 22, fEnoArm2.hap1, whole genome shotgun sequence DNA harbors:
- the btg1 gene encoding protein BTG1, with protein MHTLCARGTMKPEINAAVGFLTRFLRVKGHVNDRQVQTFSQSLQDILSEQYKHHWFPDRPCKGSGYRCIRINHKMDPLVWQAGQRIGMTIQQLYLVLPSELTLWVDPFEVSYRIGEDGSICVLYESQPCPPGLPVTATTGSPSGNSGPMGSMVDSHISCKEELMVLGRTSPSKAYNMMTVSS; from the exons atgCATACCCTTTGTGCCCGGGGAACGATGAAACCAGAGATCAACGCCGCCGTCGGATTTCTGACGAGATTTCTGAGGGTAAAAGGACACGTAAACGATCGACAGGTCCAAACATTCAGCCAAAGCTTACAGGACATTTTGTCAG AGCAATATAAGCACCACTGGTTCCCAGACAGACCCTGCAAGGGTTCAGGTTACCGCTGCATCCGTATCAACCACAAGATGGACCCACTGGTGTGGCAGGCAGGCCAGCGCATCGGCATGACCATCCAGCAACTCTACCTGGTGCTGCCCAGTGAGCTCACGCTGTGGGTGGACCCCTTCGAGGTCTCCTACCGTATCGGCGAGGACGGCTCCATCTGCGTCCTGTACGAGTCGCAGCCCTGCCCCCCAGGATTGCCGGTAACAGCCACCACCGGCTCCCCCTCAGGAAACAGCGGGCCAATGGGCTCCATGGTGGACAGTCACATCAGCTGCAAGGAGGAACTGATGGTGCTGGGCAGAACCAGTCCCTCCAAAGCCTACAATATGATGACTGTGTCCAGTTAA